The following coding sequences lie in one Gammaproteobacteria bacterium genomic window:
- a CDS encoding GTP-binding protein, which produces MLYDHLFKIVLGGSAKVGKSSICLQLTDHEIPDKYEPTIGVEFASITRTVKGKAIKLQIWDIASNQEFMKMQESYFRGASVFVFVFDLSRPETFHSQVEWIQRAKALQSKVPIYIIGNKKDLLDQSIIGSNRDKTDEQKAIDTIRQISGKDNYFEVSAKTGDGINAFFLKIAQDQLTLHEQSKLKTNLSDSSSKMKFNPYDPSFENKKAGLTAYLSYRNEYHQKHPILDLLRTGLSIFKGYSWEKKTKAVERLLINQELQDDNKILEDGKLGEFIARFDKS; this is translated from the coding sequence ATGTTGTATGATCACCTCTTTAAAATTGTTTTAGGGGGTTCAGCTAAAGTTGGTAAATCGAGTATTTGTCTTCAATTAACAGATCATGAGATTCCAGATAAATATGAACCTACTATTGGAGTGGAGTTTGCTTCAATAACCAGGACTGTCAAGGGCAAAGCAATCAAATTGCAAATTTGGGATATTGCGAGCAATCAAGAGTTCATGAAGATGCAGGAGTCCTATTTTCGGGGGGCATCTGTTTTTGTTTTTGTCTTTGATTTAAGTAGACCGGAGACATTTCATTCTCAAGTTGAATGGATACAAAGAGCGAAAGCACTACAGTCTAAAGTTCCAATTTATATAATCGGAAATAAAAAAGATTTGCTTGATCAATCAATTATTGGTTCCAATAGGGATAAAACAGATGAACAAAAAGCTATTGATACAATCCGCCAGATTTCAGGAAAAGATAATTATTTTGAAGTGTCCGCAAAAACAGGTGATGGAATTAATGCATTCTTTTTAAAAATTGCTCAGGATCAACTGACACTCCATGAACAGTCCAAATTAAAGACAAATTTATCGGATTCAAGTTCTAAAATGAAATTCAACCCATATGACCCATCGTTTGAGAATAAAAAGGCTGGATTAACCGCTTATCTCTCATATAGAAATGAATATCATCAAAAGCATCCGATCCTTGACCTTCTACGAACTGGGCTATCCATTTTCAAAGGCTACAGTTGGGAAAAAAAAACTAAGGCTGTTGAAAGGCTTTTAATTAATCAAGAATTGCAAGATGATAATAAAATTCTAGAGGATGGCAAATTAGGTGAGTTCATTGCTCGATTTGATAAATCCTAA
- the putA gene encoding bifunctional proline dehydrogenase/L-glutamate gamma-semialdehyde dehydrogenase PutA: MIFTESITEQSPLRKELDAIYRADETACVNKLLDSLDLTEGQLNHIQQTARELVIEVRKERVGKGGLDSFLYRYDLSSEEGIALMCLAEALLRIPDNKTIGLLIKDKITSADWQSNVGKSDSLFVNAATWGLMLTGRVLSRDQENPNRLRNVLKRFIEKTGEPIIRRAVGEMMKILGKQFILGENIEEALKRSVEREEIGYRFSYDMLGEAARTQKDAERYFTAYQNSIQAIGQHAKGRGYIAGPGISVKLSALHPRYEFSKRFKIVPDLVEKLTSLVLQAKEVGIGLTVDAEEADRLDLSLDILEAVFADPRLEDWEGLGLAVQAYQKRAFYLIDWLADQAKKHKRRWMLRLVKGAYWDSEIKESQVKGYNSYPVYTRKVNTDLSYIACVKKIIESPTAFYPMFATHNAHTVAVILELMGNNRDFEFQCLQGMGRALYDQIVAKDKRDIPCRVYAPVGSHEDLLPYLVRRLLENGANTSFVNRIVDEQLPIKDIIGDPISKVKENITKPHPHIPLPGDLYGSERRNAKSYDLSNIEVAKTLDAEMSKWQTHQWQAKPSLRDATVQHASKEVYEPNNRTRILGKVSDATTDEIEFAIDKAFSAREAWDRTPVANRAHLLQVASDLLEEHMPELMALIIREGGKTLPDAIAEVREAVDFCRYYAVKAQEDLAPKSLVGPTGETNQLQMHGRGVFVCISPWNFPLAIFSGQVMAALVAGNSIIAKPAAQTPLIAARAVEIFHQAGIPKHVLQLLPGEGRTVGNTLISDERISGVLFTGSTETARHINKTLAERKGPIIPFIAETGGQNAMIADSSALPEQLVMDVLSSAFYSAGQRCSALRVLFIQEELADKVIKMLQGAMSELVINDSTFLETDIGPIIDEKAVAGLEAHAQKMQTVGKLIHEATLGPQTENGAFFAPRAFEIASLSMLEREVFGPILHVIRYKQNALDQVIAAINETGYGLTLGIQSRIDETIRYIQQRVHAGNTYVNRNMIGAVVGVQPFGGEGLSGTGPKAGGPHYLSRLCVERTVTVNTTAAGGNASLLSLLE; the protein is encoded by the coding sequence ATGATTTTTACCGAATCCATAACCGAGCAATCGCCTCTGCGTAAAGAACTTGATGCCATATATAGGGCGGATGAAACCGCGTGTGTCAATAAATTACTGGATAGTCTCGATTTGACCGAAGGTCAGCTGAATCATATTCAACAAACAGCACGCGAGCTAGTCATAGAGGTACGAAAAGAAAGGGTTGGCAAGGGTGGATTAGACTCGTTCTTATATCGTTACGATTTATCGAGCGAGGAAGGCATTGCCTTGATGTGTTTGGCCGAAGCGTTATTGCGTATTCCTGATAATAAAACCATTGGCTTGCTTATAAAAGACAAAATCACGTCTGCTGACTGGCAATCTAACGTCGGTAAAAGTGATTCTTTGTTTGTTAACGCGGCCACCTGGGGGCTGATGTTAACCGGCAGAGTTCTTAGCCGTGATCAAGAAAATCCTAACCGCTTGCGGAACGTGCTCAAACGTTTTATAGAAAAAACGGGTGAGCCCATTATCCGCAGAGCAGTTGGTGAAATGATGAAGATTTTGGGCAAACAGTTCATCCTCGGAGAAAATATCGAAGAAGCATTAAAAAGATCGGTTGAACGTGAGGAAATTGGCTACCGTTTTTCTTATGATATGCTCGGCGAAGCAGCTAGAACCCAGAAAGATGCAGAACGCTATTTTACCGCCTACCAAAATTCAATTCAGGCAATTGGTCAACATGCTAAGGGACGGGGTTATATTGCCGGTCCCGGCATTTCAGTTAAGTTATCTGCATTGCATCCTCGTTATGAGTTTTCCAAACGATTTAAAATAGTTCCTGACCTCGTTGAAAAATTAACCTCGTTGGTATTGCAAGCGAAAGAAGTTGGTATAGGACTTACGGTAGATGCAGAAGAAGCAGATCGATTAGATCTTTCGCTCGATATTCTAGAAGCAGTGTTTGCCGACCCTCGTTTAGAAGATTGGGAAGGTTTAGGGTTAGCCGTACAAGCATATCAAAAGCGTGCTTTCTATTTAATTGACTGGCTGGCAGACCAAGCAAAAAAACACAAAAGAAGGTGGATGTTACGACTTGTTAAAGGAGCCTATTGGGATTCTGAAATTAAAGAAAGCCAGGTGAAAGGTTACAATAGTTATCCGGTTTATACGCGTAAAGTAAATACCGATCTTTCCTATATTGCCTGCGTCAAAAAAATTATTGAGTCGCCTACTGCTTTTTATCCTATGTTCGCTACCCATAATGCGCATACCGTCGCTGTCATTTTAGAATTGATGGGCAACAATAGAGACTTTGAATTTCAGTGTTTGCAAGGAATGGGACGGGCACTTTACGACCAAATTGTCGCTAAAGATAAACGGGATATTCCATGCCGTGTCTATGCACCTGTCGGATCACATGAAGATTTATTACCCTACTTAGTGCGACGATTATTAGAAAATGGCGCTAACACCTCTTTTGTTAATCGCATTGTCGATGAACAGTTGCCTATAAAAGATATTATTGGCGATCCTATTTCTAAGGTTAAAGAAAATATAACTAAACCGCATCCGCACATTCCTTTGCCAGGGGATCTTTATGGTTCTGAACGCAGAAACGCTAAGAGCTATGATCTCAGCAATATTGAAGTAGCTAAAACACTGGATGCTGAAATGTCCAAATGGCAAACGCATCAATGGCAAGCAAAGCCATCGCTTAGAGATGCCACCGTCCAACACGCATCAAAAGAAGTGTATGAACCTAATAATCGCACTCGAATCTTAGGTAAGGTAAGCGATGCAACGACTGACGAAATTGAATTTGCAATCGATAAAGCATTTAGTGCAAGAGAAGCGTGGGATAGGACGCCAGTTGCAAATCGTGCCCATCTCCTGCAAGTAGCGAGCGATCTACTAGAAGAGCATATGCCTGAATTAATGGCATTGATCATTCGAGAAGGGGGTAAAACATTGCCTGATGCTATTGCAGAAGTACGCGAAGCTGTCGATTTTTGTCGGTATTATGCGGTTAAAGCTCAAGAAGATCTTGCACCAAAATCATTAGTGGGTCCTACCGGGGAAACTAATCAATTACAAATGCATGGTCGAGGGGTATTTGTTTGTATTAGTCCTTGGAATTTCCCGCTGGCTATTTTTAGTGGTCAGGTAATGGCTGCCTTGGTGGCGGGCAATTCTATTATTGCAAAACCTGCTGCTCAAACACCCTTAATTGCCGCACGTGCTGTGGAAATTTTTCATCAAGCAGGCATTCCAAAACACGTATTGCAACTGCTACCCGGTGAAGGACGTACTGTGGGCAATACTCTTATTTCTGATGAGCGTATTAGTGGTGTTTTATTTACGGGTTCAACAGAAACTGCGCGTCATATCAATAAAACCTTAGCTGAACGTAAAGGCCCTATTATTCCATTTATTGCAGAAACTGGCGGTCAAAACGCAATGATAGCGGATTCTTCTGCATTGCCAGAGCAATTGGTCATGGATGTGCTTTCTTCTGCATTTTATAGTGCAGGACAGCGTTGTTCCGCACTTCGAGTGTTATTCATTCAGGAAGAATTAGCAGATAAAGTCATCAAAATGTTACAAGGCGCTATGTCGGAATTAGTCATTAATGATTCGACTTTTCTAGAGACGGATATTGGTCCAATAATTGATGAAAAAGCGGTAGCAGGGTTAGAAGCGCATGCTCAAAAAATGCAAACAGTCGGTAAGTTAATTCATGAAGCAACATTAGGGCCGCAGACAGAAAATGGTGCTTTTTTTGCGCCACGTGCTTTTGAAATTGCAAGTTTGAGTATGTTGGAACGTGAAGTATTTGGTCCTATTTTGCATGTTATTCGTTATAAACAAAACGCGCTTGATCAGGTCATTGCTGCCATTAATGAAACAGGGTACGGATTAACCCTGGGTATTCAAAGTCGTATTGATGAAACCATTCGCTATATTCAACAACGTGTGCACGCAGGTAATACCTACGTCAATCGTAATATGATTGGCGCGGTGGTAGGAGTGCAACCTTTCGGAGGCGAAGGCTTATCTGGAACAGGGCCAAAAGCAGGCGGACCACATTATTTGTCAAGGTTATGTGTTGAACGAACAGTGACTGTGAACACTACTGCAGCAGGGGGGAATGCAAGTCTTCTTTCGCTTCTTGAGTAG
- the ppa gene encoding inorganic diphosphatase, whose product MFEKVSPGKNLPNDLNVIIEIPAFSNPVKYEVDKESGVLFVDRFMATSMHYPCNYGYVPGTLCKDGDPLDVLVMAPFPLLNGSVIRCRPIGVLEMTDEAGEDSKLLAVPIDKLSSLYKNIKSYGDIHETTLNSIAHFFEHYKDLEQGKWVKIGGWKDVEAAYKEVLMSVERYQDYLMTAV is encoded by the coding sequence ATGTTTGAAAAAGTAAGCCCTGGAAAAAATTTACCAAATGACTTAAATGTTATCATCGAGATTCCCGCGTTTAGTAATCCCGTAAAATATGAAGTTGATAAAGAGTCAGGCGTATTATTTGTAGACCGTTTTATGGCGACTTCTATGCATTATCCTTGCAATTATGGCTATGTTCCAGGCACTCTTTGTAAGGATGGCGATCCACTTGATGTGCTGGTTATGGCCCCCTTTCCCCTATTAAATGGTTCTGTGATTCGATGCCGTCCCATTGGTGTTTTGGAGATGACAGATGAAGCTGGGGAAGATAGTAAATTATTGGCTGTTCCCATTGATAAGTTATCCAGTCTCTATAAAAATATTAAATCTTATGGCGACATTCATGAAACAACGTTGAACAGTATTGCTCACTTCTTCGAACATTATAAAGATCTAGAACAAGGAAAATGGGTTAAGATCGGAGGTTGGAAAGATGTAGAAGCAGCCTACAAAGAAGTGCTTATGAGTGTGGAACGTTATCAAGACTACTTAATGACCGCTGTTTAA
- a CDS encoding aminoglycoside phosphotransferase family protein: MARRFDGAGVPTCFAGFFSSEAVNTLADHIAEICKVYNLGQPLNNIERVPGGLLHQLYYVRTERGEYAIKCMENNVLKNLQHTLLTPEQTQQITQYMFQRSIPTVVALKHNHHFTLNLGLNTYLVMPWIKGEVLQSSEITPSMTRLVGQCLRKVQIDASLLPDFAPLSCLVSAPDSSAPSSLVSAPDSSPPSSRDLFAGSRLEKLNSHFPLPHWIGHKKNEWQTLLRPYCGISSPIIEKLNAALVNLTQWSEQARSVQTNLNHELVLSHRDFDPKNVVWQARDHPILLDWEYAGLINPKLDLFIVALNWSEVTSGNIHTDKFNSVIEGYSNSQQESVSFPFEIIAGYKGYCLDWLAYNLQRLNSSPLAENEIAKTLNAIYAVEEIYN; this comes from the coding sequence ATGGCAAGGCGGTTTGATGGCGCCGGAGTGCCTACTTGTTTTGCAGGATTTTTTTCGAGCGAAGCGGTGAACACTTTAGCCGATCACATCGCTGAAATCTGCAAGGTATATAATTTAGGTCAGCCTTTAAATAACATCGAACGAGTCCCGGGCGGGTTATTACATCAATTATATTACGTGCGAACAGAGCGCGGTGAATATGCTATTAAATGCATGGAAAATAATGTCTTAAAAAATCTGCAACACACTCTTTTGACGCCCGAGCAAACACAACAAATCACCCAATACATGTTCCAAAGATCAATACCAACAGTTGTGGCATTAAAACATAATCACCATTTCACGCTAAATCTTGGGCTAAACACGTATCTTGTTATGCCATGGATTAAGGGGGAAGTTTTGCAATCCAGCGAGATCACCCCTTCTATGACACGCTTGGTAGGGCAATGCTTAAGGAAGGTTCAAATAGACGCCTCGCTACTTCCTGACTTCGCCCCCTTGTCATGCCTTGTTTCGGCTCCAGACTCCTCTGCACCGTCGTCCCTTGTTTCGGCTCCAGACTCCTCTCCACCGTCGTCCCGCGACTTGTTCGCGGGATCCAGGTTAGAAAAACTGAATTCGCATTTTCCGCTGCCACACTGGATTGGTCATAAAAAAAATGAGTGGCAAACCTTACTACGGCCTTACTGTGGAATTTCTTCACCGATCATCGAAAAATTAAATGCTGCTTTAGTGAATTTAACGCAGTGGAGTGAACAAGCAAGGTCGGTACAAACAAATTTAAACCATGAGCTGGTGTTGAGTCATCGAGATTTTGATCCGAAAAATGTTGTATGGCAGGCGAGGGATCATCCTATCTTGCTTGATTGGGAATATGCTGGCCTCATTAATCCAAAATTAGATTTATTTATCGTGGCCTTAAATTGGAGCGAGGTTACTTCGGGTAACATTCATACCGATAAATTTAATTCCGTAATTGAAGGCTATTCTAATAGCCAACAAGAAAGTGTTTCCTTCCCATTTGAAATAATCGCTGGATATAAAGGATACTGTTTAGATTGGTTAGCGTATAACCTGCAACGGTTAAACTCTTCTCCTCTAGCAGAAAATGAAATAGCTAAAACGCTCAATGCAATTTATGCAGTTGAGGAGATATATAATTAG
- the tadA gene encoding tRNA adenosine(34) deaminase TadA has product MQVNDIDQRWLQYALDLAKKAANQNEVPVGAVVVLNNEVIGEGYNQPITLKDPTAHAEIIALRDAAKNVGNYRLNDTTLYVTLEPCVMCAGSLIHARIKRLVFGAHDLKAGAIESQIQLLSMKSNHQVAWQGGLMAPECLLVLQDFFRAKR; this is encoded by the coding sequence ATGCAAGTAAACGACATTGATCAGCGCTGGTTGCAATATGCATTAGATCTTGCAAAAAAGGCCGCTAATCAAAATGAAGTGCCTGTTGGCGCGGTGGTGGTACTCAATAATGAAGTTATCGGTGAGGGATATAATCAACCGATTACGTTGAAAGATCCCACCGCCCATGCGGAGATAATTGCTTTACGCGATGCTGCAAAAAATGTGGGAAATTATCGACTTAATGATACAACCCTTTATGTGACGCTCGAGCCTTGTGTCATGTGTGCAGGTTCCTTAATTCATGCTCGAATCAAACGCTTAGTGTTTGGTGCGCATGATCTAAAAGCGGGCGCGATTGAAAGTCAAATTCAGTTATTGTCGATGAAAAGTAATCATCAAGTTGCATGGCAAGGCGGTTTGATGGCGCCGGAGTGCCTACTTGTTTTGCAGGATTTTTTTCGAGCGAAGCGGTGA
- the guaA gene encoding glutamine-hydrolyzing GMP synthase: MSIDIHDQRILILDFGSQYTQLIARRVREIGVYCEIRAFDMPAEEIESFAPNGIILSGGPETVLGSDTPRAPQLVFEMGCPVLGICYGMQTMAAQLGGEVEESTHREFGYAEVEVQEPNKLLANIEDKISATGHPLLDVWMSHGDRVITLPQGFRCIASTSNAPLAGMGDEERNFYGVQFHPEVTHTRQGNRIISRFILDICGCQPLWNSENIINDSVDRIRRQVGNDEVVLGLSGGVDSSVVAALLHQAIGQQLTCVFVDTGLLRYQESEQVIITFKKHLGVRVIHVDAKTLFFNALQGISDPEEKRKVIGHEFIKIFEQEANKLPNARWLAQGTIYPDVIESAGSKTGKAHVIKSHHNVGGLPETMNLKLLEPLRELFKDEVRKLGVELGLPYEMIYRHPFPGPGLAVRILGEVKPEYVDIVRAADAIFINELRHNDYYDKVSQAFCVFLPIKSVGVMGDARKYDYVIALRAVETIDFMTAHWAELPYSLLSKISNRVINEVPGISRVVYDISGKPPATIEWE, translated from the coding sequence ATGTCTATTGATATTCATGATCAGCGTATTTTAATTTTAGATTTTGGCTCCCAATATACACAACTCATTGCACGTCGGGTGCGTGAAATTGGTGTTTACTGCGAAATTCGTGCCTTCGATATGCCTGCAGAAGAAATCGAGTCGTTTGCGCCAAACGGGATAATTTTATCCGGTGGGCCAGAAACCGTTTTAGGCAGCGATACTCCCCGAGCACCCCAACTAGTATTTGAAATGGGATGTCCCGTTTTAGGTATTTGTTATGGAATGCAGACGATGGCGGCCCAACTAGGGGGCGAGGTTGAAGAATCCACTCACCGAGAATTTGGTTATGCTGAGGTTGAAGTACAGGAGCCAAATAAGCTGCTCGCCAACATCGAAGATAAAATATCCGCAACAGGACATCCTTTACTTGACGTCTGGATGAGCCATGGCGATAGAGTAATAACCTTACCACAAGGTTTTCGCTGTATTGCTAGTACTTCCAATGCGCCATTAGCCGGTATGGGCGATGAAGAGAGAAACTTTTATGGAGTACAATTTCACCCTGAAGTCACCCATACCCGTCAAGGAAATCGGATTATTTCTCGATTTATATTGGATATTTGTGGCTGTCAGCCCCTTTGGAATTCAGAGAATATTATCAATGACAGTGTAGACCGCATACGTCGTCAAGTGGGAAATGATGAGGTAGTACTCGGATTGTCCGGCGGAGTGGATTCATCCGTAGTCGCTGCACTATTGCATCAAGCGATCGGTCAGCAGCTCACTTGTGTGTTTGTCGATACGGGTTTATTACGCTATCAAGAATCAGAACAAGTCATTATAACCTTCAAAAAACATTTAGGTGTGCGCGTTATCCACGTCGATGCAAAAACGCTTTTTTTTAATGCGCTGCAAGGGATTTCTGATCCCGAGGAAAAACGTAAAGTCATCGGGCATGAATTTATTAAAATATTTGAGCAAGAGGCGAATAAACTTCCAAATGCACGCTGGTTAGCGCAAGGCACTATTTATCCGGATGTTATTGAATCAGCAGGCTCAAAAACGGGAAAAGCGCACGTGATTAAATCCCACCACAATGTGGGTGGCTTACCCGAAACCATGAATCTCAAGTTGCTCGAACCCCTACGCGAACTGTTTAAAGATGAGGTTAGGAAGTTAGGTGTCGAATTAGGGTTACCTTATGAAATGATTTATCGCCATCCGTTTCCTGGTCCCGGTTTGGCAGTAAGAATTTTAGGTGAAGTGAAACCGGAGTATGTAGATATTGTTCGCGCCGCAGACGCAATCTTTATCAATGAATTACGTCACAATGATTACTATGACAAAGTGAGCCAAGCGTTCTGTGTTTTTCTTCCCATCAAGTCAGTCGGTGTCATGGGTGACGCACGAAAATACGATTATGTGATTGCGCTTCGAGCCGTTGAAACTATTGATTTTATGACTGCACATTGGGCGGAATTACCCTATAGCCTCCTCTCAAAAATTTCTAATCGAGTGATCAATGAAGTGCCCGGTATTTCACGAGTTGTCTATGATATTTCTGGAAAACCCCCTGCCACGATTGAGTGGGAATAA
- the guaB gene encoding IMP dehydrogenase yields the protein MRVFQEALTFDDVLLMPAHSTVLPKNASLATQLTRGITLNIPLISAPMDTVTEANLAIALAQEGGIGILHKNMSIEDQVNQVKMVKKFESGVINDPVTVSPQTTVQELLKLSQHYKFSGMPVVEGEELVGIITNRDVRFETHLNQPVSNLMTPKERLVTVREGTSKEEITHLLHKHRIEKILVINDQFHLRGMITVKDILKAKEKPDACKDDSGQLRVGAAVGTGAETEDRVAALVGAGVDLLIVDTAHGHSQGVIDRIKWVKKHFPDVQLIGGNIATAQAALALKEAGVDGVKVGIGPGSICTTRIVAGVGIPQVTAISNVAEALKGSGLPVISDGGIRFSGDICKAIAAGAWAIMIGSLFAGTEEAPGEVVLYQGRSYKEYRGMGSVGAMSARHGSHDRYFVPEENLTDSEKLVPEGIEGRVPYKGTLVAVVHQLMGGIRSGMGYTGCATIEEMRTKPQFVRVTNAGMRESHVHDVIITKEAPNYWID from the coding sequence ATGCGCGTTTTTCAAGAAGCCCTTACGTTTGATGATGTTTTATTAATGCCTGCCCATTCTACTGTCCTGCCCAAGAATGCTTCACTCGCTACCCAATTAACGCGGGGTATTACACTTAATATTCCTTTAATATCAGCGCCTATGGATACCGTTACTGAAGCTAACCTTGCTATAGCATTAGCGCAGGAGGGTGGCATTGGTATCCTACACAAGAATATGAGTATTGAAGATCAGGTGAATCAGGTCAAAATGGTTAAAAAGTTTGAAAGTGGTGTTATTAATGATCCTGTCACTGTTTCTCCTCAAACAACGGTTCAAGAACTGCTAAAGCTTTCACAGCATTATAAATTTTCGGGTATGCCGGTTGTTGAAGGTGAAGAATTAGTCGGTATTATCACGAATAGAGATGTTCGGTTCGAGACGCATCTAAACCAACCGGTTTCAAACCTAATGACTCCCAAAGAGAGATTGGTAACCGTACGCGAAGGCACGTCTAAAGAAGAAATTACCCACCTATTACATAAACACCGTATTGAAAAAATACTCGTTATTAATGATCAATTCCATTTAAGAGGAATGATAACGGTCAAGGATATTCTAAAAGCCAAAGAAAAACCTGATGCGTGCAAGGATGATTCTGGCCAATTGCGCGTAGGCGCTGCAGTGGGAACGGGGGCAGAAACCGAAGATCGTGTTGCAGCCTTAGTGGGTGCAGGCGTTGATTTACTCATTGTGGATACAGCCCATGGGCATTCTCAAGGGGTAATAGACAGAATTAAGTGGGTCAAAAAACATTTTCCCGACGTACAGCTCATCGGTGGCAACATTGCCACCGCACAAGCCGCCCTCGCATTAAAAGAAGCAGGGGTTGATGGGGTAAAAGTGGGTATTGGGCCTGGTTCAATCTGCACCACCCGCATCGTGGCGGGAGTCGGAATTCCCCAAGTGACAGCAATATCGAATGTTGCCGAAGCTTTAAAAGGATCGGGTTTACCCGTCATCTCTGATGGCGGCATCCGATTTTCGGGCGATATTTGTAAAGCAATCGCAGCAGGTGCCTGGGCAATAATGATTGGAAGTCTATTTGCCGGCACCGAAGAAGCCCCAGGTGAAGTAGTCCTTTACCAGGGACGTTCCTATAAAGAATATCGTGGCATGGGTTCTGTTGGGGCAATGTCAGCACGGCATGGTTCACATGATCGCTACTTTGTGCCTGAAGAAAATTTAACGGATAGTGAAAAATTAGTGCCTGAAGGCATTGAGGGAAGAGTCCCCTATAAAGGCACCTTAGTGGCAGTTGTTCATCAACTCATGGGGGGCATCCGCTCTGGAATGGGATATACGGGCTGCGCAACTATCGAAGAAATGCGAACTAAACCGCAATTTGTCAGAGTGACCAATGCGGGCATGCGGGAAAGTCATGTGCATGATGTTATTATCACGAAAGAAGCGCCTAATTATTGGATAGATTAG
- a CDS encoding exodeoxyribonuclease VII large subunit, with the protein MPDSLTEKKILTVTELNRTVKRLLETHFHVLWIEGEISNLSRPTSGHLYFSLKDEQAQVRCALFRLRNVTLPFEPQNGMHILAAAKISLYEGRGDYQLIIEHLEERGEGALRRRFEVLKNKLASEGLFDSIYKKSLPLHPKCIGVVTSPTGAAIRDVISVLKRRFANIPVVIYPASVQGEQAAAQITNAIALANQRNECDVLIICRGGGSLEDLFAFNDEVVARAIFNSKLPTVTGIGHEVDFTIADFVADQRAPTPSAAAEFLSPEKKEYAQRLLEFIARISHLTRSELRHKRLHLENFQRRFLQPGALLQQHSQTIDLLEQTLKKTLAQQLENKSRLLKIALLKLNHLSPTRRLKEHKLALQNKTQILMRSISHTLSSATLNLQAAVRLLNSVSPLNTLERGYSIVSKNNHIVGDIAKIKPADKLTIEIKSGFIFCNVEETKIKEAKSRDNEGTKSSLSQ; encoded by the coding sequence ATGCCAGATTCGCTCACTGAGAAAAAAATACTGACCGTTACCGAACTCAACCGAACAGTCAAACGATTACTGGAAACTCATTTCCATGTCTTATGGATTGAGGGTGAAATTTCAAATCTTTCGAGGCCCACTTCAGGCCATCTTTACTTCTCTCTTAAAGATGAACAGGCACAAGTAAGATGCGCCCTGTTTCGTCTGCGCAATGTTACATTACCGTTTGAACCACAAAATGGTATGCACATCTTAGCCGCTGCAAAGATTAGTCTTTATGAAGGCCGAGGTGATTACCAACTTATTATTGAGCATCTCGAGGAACGTGGAGAAGGCGCATTAAGACGACGCTTTGAGGTGTTAAAAAATAAGCTAGCTTCCGAAGGATTGTTCGATAGCATTTATAAAAAAAGCTTACCCCTGCATCCAAAATGTATTGGCGTGGTCACCTCTCCTACGGGCGCTGCCATACGCGATGTTATTAGTGTCTTAAAAAGAAGATTCGCTAATATTCCTGTTGTAATCTATCCCGCAAGTGTTCAGGGCGAGCAAGCCGCAGCACAAATTACTAACGCTATTGCCCTCGCCAACCAACGAAATGAATGTGATGTTCTCATTATCTGTCGTGGTGGCGGCTCATTAGAAGATCTTTTTGCGTTTAATGACGAAGTGGTGGCTAGAGCTATTTTTAATAGCAAACTGCCTACCGTAACCGGGATCGGCCACGAGGTGGATTTCACAATCGCAGATTTTGTAGCGGATCAACGTGCGCCCACTCCCTCAGCAGCAGCAGAATTTTTGAGTCCTGAGAAAAAAGAATATGCTCAGCGTCTATTAGAGTTTATAGCAAGGATTTCTCACCTCACTCGCTCAGAGCTAAGACACAAAAGATTACATTTAGAAAATTTTCAGCGGCGATTTTTACAGCCGGGCGCTCTATTACAACAGCATAGTCAAACCATCGATTTATTAGAGCAGACGTTGAAAAAAACACTTGCTCAGCAATTAGAAAATAAGAGTCGTCTACTAAAAATAGCGTTATTGAAGCTCAACCACCTTAGCCCCACCCGACGCTTAAAGGAGCATAAATTAGCTCTACAAAATAAGACACAAATACTAATGCGCTCGATTTCGCACACACTTTCGTCTGCAACATTAAATCTTCAAGCAGCGGTTCGATTACTAAATAGCGTCAGCCCTCTTAATACCTTAGAGCGCGGCTACAGCATTGTTTCTAAAAATAATCACATAGTAGGAGATATAGCTAAAATAAAGCCGGCGGATAAGCTTACCATTGAAATTAAGTCAGGGTTTATATTCTGTAATGTAGAAGAAACCAAAATTAAAGAGGCAAAAAGCAGGGATAATGAGGGGACTAAATCATCCCTCTCGCAATAA